Proteins encoded by one window of Methanobacterium sp. CWC-01:
- a CDS encoding glycosyltransferase — MEVSVIIPMYNEEENVLLTLQEVKNVMGQYSPYQIIAVDDGSSDNTLNLLNQYASENPEVEVLKHPLNMGMGKALITGFEKASGKVIITLDADLSYDPNYIPLMVWKLHEENADIVIGSQYMDGGKTEDIPFIRLFVSKMANRIVGYSMNENISTVTGILRAYKKEVLDSIEIESRGTAINPEILSKAIALGFKIIEVPVTLKGRELGESKVQFRSTTISHLLLTFYERPMILFGFVGLFLCLIGIISAIYLFYLYLIGQLDPNRPLMIFMVLTLLSGIQILIFGFMATQISLLKREIYIVQKENKLMRKRFEDE, encoded by the coding sequence ATGTACAATGAAGAGGAAAATGTTCTCCTCACTTTACAGGAAGTGAAGAATGTGATGGGACAGTATAGTCCCTACCAAATTATTGCTGTGGATGATGGTAGTTCTGATAACACCCTTAACCTGCTGAACCAGTATGCATCAGAAAATCCAGAAGTGGAAGTTTTAAAGCATCCCCTAAACATGGGGATGGGAAAAGCCCTAATTACAGGTTTTGAAAAAGCCTCTGGTAAGGTAATAATTACTTTAGACGCCGATCTAAGTTATGATCCCAATTATATTCCTTTAATGGTTTGGAAATTGCATGAAGAAAATGCAGACATTGTAATTGGTTCCCAGTATATGGATGGGGGTAAAACAGAAGACATACCTTTTATTAGACTCTTTGTGAGTAAAATGGCCAACCGAATTGTTGGTTACTCCATGAATGAGAACATTAGCACCGTCACTGGTATCTTAAGAGCTTATAAAAAGGAAGTTCTGGATTCTATCGAAATAGAATCTCGTGGTACTGCCATAAATCCCGAGATACTTTCTAAAGCCATTGCCCTGGGATTTAAGATCATAGAAGTCCCTGTGACTCTTAAAGGTAGGGAATTAGGAGAATCAAAAGTACAATTCCGATCTACTACGATATCACACCTGCTTTTAACCTTCTACGAAAGGCCCATGATTCTATTCGGATTTGTGGGACTATTTTTATGCTTAATTGGGATAATATCCGCAATTTATCTCTTCTACTTGTACTTAATTGGACAGTTGGACCCCAATCGACCCCTGATGATATTCATGGTGTTAACTCTACTTTCAGGGATACAAATACTCATTTTTGGCTTCATGGCGACACAGATCAGTCTCTTGAAAAGAGAGATCTACATCGTGCAGAAGGAGAATAAGTTAATGAGGAAAAGATTTGAAGATGAATAA